The Bacteroidota bacterium genomic sequence TGGAATACAGAATACAGTAGTCAGAAGTCAGAATTTTTTTTGAAGATATTTTATTCCCTCTTCTGAATTCTGGATTCTTACCGCGAAGCAGAGCTTCGAGGAATTCTTTTGATTAAAGCTCAACCTCTTATTTAATTGCATATCAATTAATCTTTTATCAATATGATCTTTCCTGAAATAATCTTTTTATTGTTTAATTCTTAACAATAGCTTTGTTATCTTTGCACCGTATTTATAATATCTATTTAAGCCTATCTGAATTAATGACAAAAAACCTGTACATAGCTGCAGCAGAAGCATACTCCGGCAAATCCCTAATCGTTTTAGGGATCATGAACATTCTACTACGAAATTTGAAACGTGTCGGAATCTTTCGACCAATCGTAAATATAAGTAAAGGTAACGATCCTCATATCGAACTTATCCGTCAACATTTTAAACTTCCTTTTGAACACAGGGAAATGTATGGTTTAAACGACGAAGAAGCTTTCGAATTCATTCGGAAAGATGATATGGACAGCCTTTTTTCAGCTATCCTTAATAAATACAAGCAACTTGAATCAAAATGTGATTTTGTTTTGATTGAAGGAACTGATTTTACAGGTTCTTTACGACCATTTGAATTTGATTTTAATGCAAGAGTTGCCAACAATTTAGGTGCTCCAATCATTATTGTGATAAATGGATATGCAAAAAGCGTCGAAGAAATAAAAAGAACAATTCATCTCAACAAAAAAATCATAGCCGATGAAAAATGTTCCTATTTCGGAATGTTTGCAAATCGGGTTAAATTAGAAGATAAACCTAAAATTGAAAATTTTATCAGGCAGGAACAAACCGATAAGGAGATAAATATCGTGATTCCTGAATTGGCATTATTACAAAAGCTTACCATACGTCAAATAAGCAATGCATTAAAGGCAAACAAAATTTATGGTGACGACGTGGTTTTAGATTATGATGTTGACGAATATCATATTGGTGCAATGAGTATCGAACATATACTGGAACATACCAAAGCCGGAGCACTTGTTATAACACCTGGTGATCGGCCTGATGTTATTATCAGTCTTTTCATGACTTACATTTCAGAAAATTTTCCGAAAATTGCA encodes the following:
- a CDS encoding AAA family ATPase; the encoded protein is MTKNLYIAAAEAYSGKSLIVLGIMNILLRNLKRVGIFRPIVNISKGNDPHIELIRQHFKLPFEHREMYGLNDEEAFEFIRKDDMDSLFSAILNKYKQLESKCDFVLIEGTDFTGSLRPFEFDFNARVANNLGAPIIIVINGYAKSVEEIKRTIHLNKKIIADEKCSYFGMFANRVKLEDKPKIENFIRQEQTDKEINIVIPELALLQKLTIRQISNALKANKIYGDDVVLDYDVDEYHIGAMSIEHILEHTKAGALVITPGDRPDVIISLFMTYISENFPKIAGILLTGGYKPSREIMKLITGIKKLPIAVLEVADDTYTTALKVHNIKTVLKASNERRMAAALGLFESNVEEKELTDLISFTPSKVLTP